One part of the Marichromatium purpuratum 984 genome encodes these proteins:
- the cheB gene encoding chemotaxis-specific protein-glutamate methyltransferase CheB → MSAGRPIRVLVVDDSPLARALIRTQIEAAAGLEVCAETGNGREALRLTQELAPDIITMDLQMPGMGGLEAIAEIMSTRATPILVVSDLADARNAMAAVAHGALDALPKEALGDASRLAQRLRTLAGVPVIRHIRRPQAPAALAPAAPEPRRHRAQVVAIAASTGGPHALAQILAALPPDFPAPLLIAQHIADGFAQAMAAWLDGLCPLPVAVAEPGEALRPGRVHIADPGQHLGVDHEQRIQLSPRAAGDIYRPSCDHLLESVAAHYGARAVGVILTGMGRDGARGLLAMRRAGAPTIAQDEASSVIFGMNREAIVAGAAAEVLALAEIPPRLCTLTGAVAPAPS, encoded by the coding sequence ATGAGCGCGGGCCGCCCGATCCGCGTGCTGGTGGTCGACGACAGCCCGCTGGCACGCGCGCTGATCCGCACCCAGATCGAGGCCGCCGCCGGTCTCGAGGTCTGCGCCGAGACCGGCAATGGCCGCGAGGCGCTGCGGCTGACCCAGGAGCTCGCCCCCGACATCATCACCATGGACCTGCAGATGCCGGGGATGGGCGGGCTCGAGGCCATCGCCGAGATCATGTCGACGCGCGCCACCCCGATCCTGGTGGTCTCGGACCTGGCCGATGCGCGCAACGCCATGGCCGCGGTGGCGCACGGCGCGCTCGACGCCCTGCCCAAGGAGGCGCTCGGCGACGCGTCGCGCCTGGCGCAGCGGCTGCGCACCCTCGCCGGGGTGCCGGTGATCCGCCACATCCGTCGCCCCCAGGCCCCCGCCGCCCTCGCCCCGGCGGCCCCCGAGCCGCGCCGTCACCGCGCCCAGGTGGTGGCCATCGCCGCCTCGACCGGCGGTCCCCACGCGCTCGCCCAGATCCTCGCCGCGCTGCCGCCCGACTTCCCCGCGCCGCTGCTCATCGCCCAGCACATCGCCGACGGCTTCGCCCAGGCGATGGCCGCCTGGCTCGACGGGCTCTGTCCGCTGCCGGTGGCCGTCGCCGAGCCCGGCGAGGCGCTGCGCCCCGGCCGGGTCCACATCGCCGACCCCGGCCAGCACCTCGGCGTCGACCACGAGCAGCGCATCCAGCTCTCGCCGCGCGCCGCCGGCGACATCTACCGCCCGAGCTGCGATCACCTGCTCGAGTCGGTGGCGGCGCACTACGGCGCACGCGCCGTCGGCGTGATCCTCACCGGGATGGGGCGCGACGGCGCACGCGGGCTGCTGGCGATGCGCCGCGCCGGGGCCCCGACCATCGCCCAGGACGAGGCCAGTTCGGTGATCTTCGGCATGAACCGCGAGGCGATCGTCGCCGGCGCCGCCGCCGAGGTCCTCGCCCTGGCCGAGATCCCGCCGCGTCTGTGCACCCTGACCGGCGCCGTCGCGCCCGCCCCGTCGTGA
- a CDS encoding hybrid sensor histidine kinase/response regulator, with protein sequence MAIDLQRFLQRFVTESHGHLGELEAQLSAMARDEPLGRDELDAAFRAAHTIKGSARMLKLGVIAETAHALEDVLGALREGHLAPSPELATTLLECHDAIGDLVAAATTPEQLPEHPDPALLARLLEHAAPSADHAPTAAPGPAAPAAMVRSAAPGAEHAPPRLDLRPTETVRVGLDKLDGLIRLMGELIATQGRYRQRLLEARALDVELARLLEDNPALAEHAAGRQRFTRALRDLAQEQERLTSELGDRALGLRMLPLSTLFEPIARIAREQGRALDKQVDCHASGGEIELDRHIVERLGDALVHLLSNAVDHGIESPEARRAAGKPALGRIEISARKDGAGVAISIRDDGRGLDRARILERAVRQGLIEPEQATTLEPAQVAELIFRPGFSTSELITEVSGRGVGMDVVRRTVVDELHGTITVADEPDQGTRLTLKVPLSLALMRVLLFESGDRVFALTAQHVERLIRVALDTTLQVAGHPTLTLDGTCLPLVTLGALLGLERRAGTPPPAAPLIIVIGTARAKLGLIVDRLVDERDMVIKPLPAHMRALAPVGELVGGIVTTGDETLVSVLQAPALLLAAARLEADDPVRGVIAAPAAAHHVLVVDDSLNTREIERDLLESSGYRVTLAEDGLEALDKAQRQRFDAVVSDVEMPGLDGFSLTARLRENSDYRATPIVIVSSRADEADRRRGIEVGANAYIVKGDFAQSSLVDTLRGLIG encoded by the coding sequence ATGGCCATCGACCTGCAACGCTTCCTGCAACGCTTCGTCACCGAGTCGCACGGCCACCTCGGCGAACTCGAGGCTCAACTCTCGGCGATGGCACGCGACGAGCCGCTCGGGCGCGATGAACTCGACGCCGCCTTCCGCGCCGCCCACACCATCAAGGGCTCGGCGCGGATGCTCAAGCTGGGGGTGATCGCCGAGACCGCGCACGCCCTCGAGGACGTGCTCGGGGCGCTGCGCGAGGGGCACCTGGCCCCCTCGCCGGAGCTGGCCACGACCCTGCTCGAGTGTCATGACGCCATCGGCGACCTGGTGGCCGCCGCCACCACCCCCGAGCAGCTGCCCGAGCACCCCGACCCGGCGCTGCTCGCGCGGCTGCTCGAGCACGCCGCGCCCAGCGCTGACCACGCCCCGACAGCCGCTCCCGGGCCAGCGGCGCCCGCCGCCATGGTGAGGAGCGCCGCGCCTGGCGCCGAACACGCGCCGCCGCGGCTCGACCTGCGCCCGACCGAGACGGTGCGCGTCGGACTCGACAAGCTCGACGGCCTGATCCGACTGATGGGGGAGCTGATCGCCACCCAGGGACGCTATCGTCAGCGCCTGCTCGAGGCCCGCGCGCTCGACGTCGAACTCGCGCGCCTGCTCGAGGACAACCCGGCGCTGGCCGAGCACGCCGCCGGTCGGCAGCGTTTCACCCGCGCGCTGCGCGATCTGGCGCAGGAGCAGGAGCGCCTCACCAGCGAACTCGGCGATCGCGCCCTGGGTCTGCGCATGCTGCCGCTGTCGACCCTGTTCGAGCCGATCGCGCGGATCGCCCGCGAGCAGGGTCGGGCGCTCGACAAGCAGGTCGACTGTCACGCCAGTGGCGGCGAGATCGAACTCGATCGTCATATCGTCGAGCGTCTCGGCGATGCCCTGGTGCATCTGCTCAGCAACGCCGTCGACCACGGCATCGAGTCGCCCGAGGCGCGGCGCGCCGCCGGCAAGCCCGCGCTCGGACGCATCGAGATCAGCGCGCGCAAGGACGGCGCCGGGGTGGCGATCAGCATCCGTGACGACGGGCGCGGACTCGATCGCGCGCGCATCCTCGAGCGTGCGGTGCGCCAGGGGCTGATCGAGCCGGAGCAGGCGACGACGCTGGAGCCGGCGCAGGTCGCCGAACTGATCTTCCGTCCCGGCTTCAGCACCAGCGAACTGATCACCGAGGTCTCGGGGCGCGGGGTGGGCATGGACGTGGTCCGGCGCACCGTGGTCGATGAGCTGCACGGCACCATCACCGTCGCCGACGAGCCCGACCAGGGCACCCGGCTGACGCTCAAGGTGCCGCTGTCGCTGGCGCTGATGCGGGTGCTGCTGTTCGAGTCCGGCGATCGGGTCTTCGCGCTCACCGCGCAGCATGTCGAGCGACTGATCCGGGTCGCACTCGACACCACCCTGCAGGTTGCCGGACACCCGACGCTGACACTCGACGGCACCTGCCTGCCACTGGTCACCCTGGGCGCGCTGCTGGGGCTGGAGCGGCGGGCCGGCACGCCGCCGCCTGCGGCGCCGCTGATCATCGTCATCGGCACCGCGCGCGCCAAGCTCGGGCTGATCGTCGATCGTCTGGTCGACGAGCGCGACATGGTGATCAAGCCGCTGCCGGCACACATGCGTGCGCTCGCCCCGGTCGGTGAGCTGGTCGGCGGCATCGTCACCACCGGCGACGAGACCCTGGTGAGCGTGCTCCAGGCCCCGGCACTGCTGCTTGCCGCCGCGCGGCTCGAGGCTGATGATCCGGTGCGCGGCGTGATCGCCGCGCCAGCGGCGGCACACCATGTGCTGGTGGTCGACGACTCGCTCAACACCCGCGAGATCGAGCGCGACCTGCTCGAGTCCAGCGGCTATCGCGTCACCCTCGCAGAGGACGGACTCGAGGCACTGGACAAGGCGCAGCGACAGCGCTTCGACGCCGTCGTCAGCGACGTCGAGATGCCGGGGCTCGACGGCTTTTCCCTGACCGCCCGGCTGCGCGAGAATAGCGACTATCGCGCCACCCCCATCGTCATCGTCAGCTCGCGCGCCGACGAGGCCGATCGACGCCGGGGCATCGAGGTCGGCGCCAACGCCTATATCGTCAAGGGCGACTTCGCCCAGTCGAGCCTGGTCGATACCCTGCGGGGATTGATCGGATGA
- a CDS encoding response regulator, whose amino-acid sequence MHILIVDDDTLTGELTAAILEQAGHHCEIVAHGLAALERLEAATSPFDCVISDLHMPLLDGLELEGEIRQLGLSIPFILLSGDDLRATSDQHPGISAHLCKDETLEEALLQTVARL is encoded by the coding sequence ATGCACATCCTGATCGTCGACGACGACACCCTCACCGGCGAACTCACCGCCGCCATCCTCGAGCAGGCCGGACACCATTGCGAGATCGTCGCGCACGGCCTCGCTGCACTCGAGCGGCTCGAGGCCGCCACCAGCCCCTTCGACTGCGTGATCTCGGATCTGCACATGCCGCTGCTCGATGGCTTGGAACTCGAGGGCGAGATCCGTCAACTGGGGCTATCGATCCCCTTCATCCTGCTCAGCGGCGATGACCTGCGCGCGACCTCGGACCAACACCCCGGCATCAGCGCTCATCTCTGCAAGGACGAGACCCTGGAAGAGGCCCTGCTGCAGACAGTCGCCCGGCTGTGA
- a CDS encoding EAL domain-containing protein: protein MTPKDATTSNVQLRERARQILRDGRITPALSELHHGGVGLEQLLEELHIYHAELELQQQALRESQHLSEIARTRFTRLYYELPVAVLQITENGHIGDHNSAASRLLKLDCQLFTLLAHPRHQPFLLSALQRALREGKASCGEIALRGRETCPLLAELVLIRLPIPESDRFECICCVIDQTEQIAQREALINANTRLAVAAEVVDASNTVAFRWRPEPGWPISYASHNIRRWGYPLERIQSGELQFMELIHPEDRARVDEGFTDHLHATDAVFSLIYRVIWADGSLHWVEEDTSVARTADGQVLYFQGLVTDVTEREQAQHALRRQLNLQGLLTELSTLFSDPRQEHPECALAQALERIGHFFEVDRCLLSHLEDAAEDGSRARCAQQWRDTGIAAAPRLHPTPLPLDFVAEHQARRPVSLPSREHQALGMELERQLLEHRGIGALLVAPLLDADQRPALLELECLAPRVWNSDEAQTLQLIAETLSNLRVRQHAQRELCASETRYRQVASVVTDVAYSVLRAADNSPRLEWMTESITTLSGYSVEEVRAHGTWRFMVIEDDQELFVSRILELAVGTSSTCELRLRHRDGTLRWVRATTECRADPTRPGARRHYGGLVNISDEKQLAFVSHYDPLTGLPNRALMRQRIEQALHIATKRRLGVALLSIDLDNLKQVNDSLGHRLGDQVLREVAQRLLGVLGSDDTLARFGGDNFIWLATRNRSVQASGELAERIQQALTTPFVIDGHSLLISASIGIALHPDDARSTDALISHADAALHTAKAEGRGAYRFFTPALNEQMHQQFQLEQDLRHGLERKQLSLHFQPRVDMRDGRILSLEALVRWNHPRHGWIAPGRFIPVAEATGLILQIGPLVLRQACGQLARWREAGIAPVPVAVNLSANELYQDALTERIDGIANEFDIPPELLEFEITESATMRSIDRAVDILAGLRERGFSIAIDDFGTGYASLNYLNRLPVNALKIDRSFLADIGAESARHDQAAAIVKAIIGLGNSLGLEGIAEGVETRLQRNFLLQHGCHIAQGYLYSRPLPGASIEPLLQAGYIDLPEQTILEV, encoded by the coding sequence ATGACGCCCAAGGACGCCACCACCAGCAACGTGCAGTTGCGCGAACGCGCCCGTCAGATCCTGCGCGATGGCCGCATCACCCCGGCGCTGAGCGAACTCCATCACGGCGGCGTCGGGCTCGAGCAGCTCCTCGAAGAGTTGCATATCTACCACGCCGAACTCGAACTCCAGCAACAGGCGCTGCGCGAGAGCCAGCACCTCAGCGAGATCGCCCGCACCCGCTTCACCCGGCTCTACTACGAGCTGCCCGTCGCGGTGCTGCAGATCACCGAGAACGGACACATCGGCGATCACAACAGCGCCGCCTCGCGCCTGCTCAAACTCGATTGCCAGCTGTTCACACTGCTCGCCCACCCCAGGCATCAGCCCTTTCTGCTGAGCGCACTGCAGCGCGCGCTGCGCGAGGGCAAGGCCAGCTGCGGCGAGATCGCGCTGCGCGGCCGCGAGACCTGTCCGCTGCTCGCCGAGCTGGTGCTGATCCGGCTGCCGATCCCCGAGAGCGACCGCTTCGAGTGCATCTGCTGCGTCATCGACCAGACCGAACAGATCGCCCAGCGCGAGGCGCTGATCAACGCCAACACCCGCCTGGCGGTCGCCGCCGAGGTCGTCGACGCCAGCAATACGGTGGCCTTCCGCTGGCGTCCCGAGCCCGGCTGGCCGATCAGCTATGCCTCGCACAACATACGCCGCTGGGGCTATCCGCTCGAACGCATCCAGAGCGGCGAGCTGCAGTTCATGGAGCTGATCCACCCCGAGGACCGCGCCCGGGTCGATGAGGGCTTCACCGATCATCTCCACGCCACCGACGCGGTCTTCAGCCTGATCTATCGGGTGATCTGGGCCGACGGCTCGCTGCACTGGGTCGAGGAGGACACCAGCGTGGCGCGTACCGCCGATGGTCAGGTGCTCTACTTCCAGGGCCTGGTGACCGATGTCACCGAGCGCGAACAGGCCCAGCACGCACTGCGTCGCCAGCTCAACCTGCAGGGACTGCTCACCGAACTCTCGACGCTGTTCAGCGACCCCCGCCAGGAACACCCCGAATGTGCCCTCGCCCAGGCGCTCGAACGTATCGGCCACTTCTTCGAGGTCGATCGCTGTCTGCTCTCGCATCTCGAGGACGCTGCCGAGGACGGCTCCCGCGCGCGGTGCGCCCAGCAGTGGCGCGACACCGGCATCGCCGCCGCGCCACGGCTCCACCCCACGCCGCTGCCCCTCGACTTCGTCGCCGAGCACCAGGCGCGACGCCCGGTCAGCCTGCCCTCGCGCGAACACCAGGCACTCGGGATGGAACTCGAGCGTCAGCTGCTCGAACACCGCGGCATTGGCGCGCTGCTGGTCGCGCCACTGCTCGACGCCGACCAGCGCCCGGCGCTGCTCGAGCTGGAGTGTCTCGCGCCACGGGTCTGGAACAGCGACGAGGCGCAGACGCTGCAGCTGATCGCCGAGACCCTCTCCAACCTGCGCGTGCGCCAGCACGCCCAGCGCGAGCTGTGCGCCAGCGAGACCCGCTATCGTCAGGTCGCCTCGGTGGTGACGGACGTCGCCTACTCGGTGCTGCGCGCGGCGGACAACAGCCCCAGGCTCGAATGGATGACCGAGTCGATCACCACGCTCAGCGGTTACAGCGTCGAGGAGGTCCGCGCCCACGGCACCTGGCGTTTCATGGTGATCGAGGACGATCAGGAGTTGTTCGTCTCGCGCATCCTCGAGCTGGCCGTCGGCACCAGTTCCACCTGCGAGCTGCGGCTACGCCATCGCGACGGCACGCTGCGCTGGGTGCGCGCCACCACCGAGTGCCGCGCCGACCCGACGCGCCCCGGCGCGCGCCGTCACTACGGCGGACTGGTCAACATCAGCGACGAGAAACAGCTGGCCTTCGTCTCCCACTACGACCCCCTCACCGGTCTGCCCAACCGCGCACTGATGCGCCAGCGTATCGAGCAGGCGCTGCACATCGCCACCAAGCGACGGCTGGGGGTCGCGCTGCTCTCGATCGATCTCGACAACCTCAAGCAGGTCAACGACTCGCTCGGCCATCGCCTCGGCGACCAGGTGCTGCGCGAGGTCGCCCAGCGGCTGCTCGGAGTGCTCGGCAGCGACGACACCCTCGCGCGCTTCGGCGGTGACAACTTCATCTGGCTGGCCACCCGCAATCGCTCGGTGCAGGCCTCGGGAGAACTCGCCGAGCGCATCCAGCAGGCACTGACCACGCCCTTCGTCATCGACGGCCACTCGCTGCTGATCAGCGCCTCGATCGGCATCGCCCTGCACCCCGATGACGCCCGCAGCACCGATGCGCTGATCAGCCACGCCGACGCCGCGCTGCACACCGCCAAGGCCGAGGGACGCGGCGCCTATCGTTTCTTCACCCCGGCGCTCAACGAACAGATGCACCAGCAGTTCCAGCTCGAGCAGGATCTGCGTCACGGGCTCGAGCGCAAGCAGCTCTCGCTTCACTTCCAGCCCAGGGTCGACATGCGCGATGGACGCATCCTCAGCCTCGAGGCACTGGTGCGCTGGAACCACCCACGCCACGGCTGGATCGCGCCGGGGCGCTTCATCCCGGTGGCCGAGGCCACCGGGCTGATCCTGCAGATCGGCCCGCTGGTATTGCGCCAGGCCTGCGGCCAGCTCGCGCGCTGGCGCGAGGCCGGGATCGCGCCGGTACCGGTGGCGGTGAACCTCTCGGCCAACGAGCTTTATCAAGACGCGCTCACCGAGCGTATCGACGGCATCGCCAACGAGTTCGACATCCCACCCGAGCTGCTCGAGTTCGAGATCACCGAGAGCGCCACCATGCGCTCGATCGACCGCGCCGTCGACATCCTCGCCGGGTTGCGCGAGCGTGGTTTCTCGATTGCGATCGACGACTTCGGCACCGGCTATGCCTCGCTCAACTATCTCAACCGCCTGCCGGTCAACGCGCTGAAGATCGATCGCTCCTTCCTCGCCGACATCGGCGCCGAGAGCGCCCGTCACGATCAGGCCGCGGCGATCGTCAAGGCGATCATCGGACTCGGCAACAGCCTCGGCCTCGAGGGCATCGCCGAGGGCGTGGAGACCCGGCTGCAACGCAATTTTCTGCTCCAGCACGGCTGTCACATCGCCCAGGGCTATCTCTACAGCCGCCCGCTGCCGGGCGCCAGCATCGAGCCGCTACTTCAAGCCGGTTACATCGATCTGCCGGAACAAACGATCCTGGAGGTCTGA
- a CDS encoding chemotaxis protein CheW: MTQHDDPLGALLAARPEDSGPTSDSESQDLVKLVVFALGEQRFALPGARIGEILPLVPIHPVPGCPPALEGVISVRGEITSVLCLATLLGRPAPTPVTRGAILLASAREITSGLRVERVVDVVDIAGHDILEPPPTLPSMLARVTTGVFTAKAHTVALLDLERLFIDFMKESA, encoded by the coding sequence TTGACCCAGCACGACGACCCACTCGGCGCACTGCTCGCCGCCCGCCCCGAGGACAGCGGCCCGACATCCGACAGCGAGTCGCAGGATCTGGTCAAACTGGTGGTGTTCGCGCTCGGCGAGCAGCGCTTCGCCCTGCCCGGCGCGCGCATCGGCGAGATCCTGCCACTGGTGCCGATCCATCCGGTGCCCGGCTGCCCGCCGGCGCTCGAGGGGGTGATCTCGGTGCGCGGCGAGATCACCTCGGTGCTCTGTCTGGCGACCTTGCTCGGGCGCCCCGCCCCGACACCGGTCACACGCGGGGCGATCCTGCTCGCCAGCGCGCGTGAGATCACCAGTGGACTGCGGGTCGAGCGTGTGGTCGATGTCGTCGACATCGCCGGGCACGACATCCTCGAGCCCCCGCCGACACTGCCCTCGATGCTCGCCCGGGTGACCACCGGGGTGTTCACCGCCAAGGCGCACACGGTCGCGCTGCTCGATCTCGAACGCTTATTCATCGACTTCATGAAGGAGTCGGCCTAA
- a CDS encoding GGDEF domain-containing protein: MSSPATMRMTQQQSANLQARKARLRASFITQLPSRLGELRERVSRLDPAQPPDRLNLQEIHRLFHTLKGSGATFGFPEVMAAARDAEQHLSRVLDGYEALGEELLDTLSHQLDALEHLEIDRAPCLPQEPPAQVALPARRSGRDITTSRAEHSIYICDDDPEVVAELAMQLGCFGYRVTAFTSLARLHRAVAEAPPAAVILDVVFPEGINAGPEALAEINRLTGQRVPTIFISNREDFGARLHAVQAGGSAYCTKPVKTVEMVEILDLITDTNPVEPFHILIVDDDPDLAQYHALILEAAGMVTRVLSDPALVLRQLETFQADLMLIDLYMPQCSGPELAQVLRQVPAHVGLPIIYISSETDAERQFRALAAGADGFLTKPIAPKRLVAEIRLRAERMRTLRSLMVRDSLTGLFNHNTILQLLEIAVAAALRGNTPLSFTMIDIDHFKQVNDSHGHNVGDQVLMALGRTLRLRMRDSDVVGRYGGEEFAVVMIGASAERAMQVLDALRQSFAAVTFVGEGGQQFHSTFSAGLAAFPDFTDTDTLQDAADRALYQAKRRGRNRIECATVATEPKP; this comes from the coding sequence ATGTCGTCACCCGCAACCATGCGCATGACACAGCAGCAATCAGCAAACCTCCAGGCGCGCAAGGCGCGGCTGCGCGCCTCCTTCATCACCCAGCTGCCGAGCCGCCTCGGTGAGCTGCGCGAGCGCGTCTCGCGGCTCGACCCCGCACAGCCCCCGGACAGGCTCAACCTGCAGGAGATCCACCGGCTCTTCCACACCCTCAAGGGCTCGGGGGCGACCTTCGGCTTCCCCGAGGTGATGGCCGCCGCGCGCGACGCCGAGCAGCACCTCAGTCGGGTGCTCGACGGCTACGAGGCGCTCGGCGAGGAACTGCTCGACACCCTCAGCCACCAGCTCGACGCGCTCGAACACCTCGAGATCGACCGCGCCCCCTGCCTGCCCCAGGAGCCGCCGGCCCAGGTCGCGCTGCCGGCGCGCCGCAGCGGTCGCGATATCACCACCAGTCGCGCCGAGCACTCCATCTATATCTGCGACGACGACCCCGAGGTGGTCGCCGAGCTGGCGATGCAGCTCGGTTGCTTCGGCTACCGGGTGACCGCCTTCACCTCGCTGGCCAGGCTCCACCGCGCGGTCGCCGAGGCGCCGCCGGCGGCGGTGATCCTCGACGTGGTCTTCCCCGAGGGGATCAACGCCGGACCCGAGGCGCTCGCCGAGATCAATCGCCTCACCGGCCAGCGCGTGCCGACCATCTTCATCTCCAACCGCGAGGACTTCGGCGCCCGGCTGCATGCCGTGCAGGCCGGCGGCAGCGCCTACTGCACCAAGCCGGTGAAGACCGTGGAGATGGTCGAGATCCTCGACCTGATCACCGACACCAACCCGGTCGAACCCTTCCACATCCTCATCGTCGACGATGATCCCGACCTGGCGCAGTACCATGCGCTGATCCTCGAGGCCGCGGGCATGGTCACCCGGGTGCTCAGCGACCCGGCGCTGGTGCTGCGGCAGCTCGAGACCTTCCAGGCCGATCTGATGTTGATCGATCTCTACATGCCGCAGTGCTCGGGCCCGGAGCTTGCCCAGGTGCTGCGTCAGGTGCCGGCGCACGTCGGCCTGCCGATCATCTACATCTCCTCCGAGACCGACGCCGAACGCCAGTTCCGCGCGCTCGCCGCCGGCGCCGACGGCTTCCTCACCAAGCCGATCGCGCCCAAGCGGCTGGTCGCCGAGATCCGGCTGCGCGCCGAGCGCATGCGTACCCTGCGCTCGCTGATGGTGCGCGACAGCCTCACCGGGCTGTTCAACCACAACACCATCCTCCAGCTCCTCGAGATCGCGGTGGCCGCGGCGCTGCGCGGCAACACCCCGCTGAGCTTCACGATGATCGACATCGACCACTTCAAGCAGGTCAACGACAGCCACGGTCACAATGTCGGCGACCAGGTGCTGATGGCCCTCGGGCGCACCCTGCGACTGCGCATGCGCGACTCCGACGTGGTCGGACGCTACGGTGGTGAGGAGTTCGCCGTGGTGATGATCGGCGCCAGCGCCGAGCGCGCGATGCAGGTGCTCGACGCGCTGCGCCAGAGCTTCGCCGCGGTGACCTTCGTCGGCGAGGGCGGCCAGCAGTTCCACAGCACCTTCAGCGCCGGACTCGCCGCCTTCCCCGATTTCACCGACACCGACACCCTGCAGGATGCAGCCGACCGCGCCCTCTATCAGGCCAAGCGTCGCGGTCGCAACCGCATCGAGTGCGCCACCGTCGCCACGGAGCCGAAACCTTGA
- a CDS encoding CheR family methyltransferase encodes MNDLAPLRTLIRERIGLHFDAASETTLREALARRIAHTASDGPAAYLARLRADEAELMALGSLLTINETYFYREAQHLELLTDHLIPTLRARDHAPPETPIRILSAGCSSGEEPYSIAIALEQRLGAEAAAAVRISAGDLDPEVLERARAGRYGAFTFRALDPALRARHFTRLDNGQHQLAAAIRARVDFLALNLLARDYPPGLQGQDVIFYRNVSIYFDPPTRAQVLAQLARLLNPGGFLIVGVAETLANDIGLLRQHVHRGIFYFSNAPLAQPALTPPRPVRRTPPPLDPARCYTEALELARAERYTEALTRLAMIPLERRSVAALELRALLEFETGAIAAAQASCEQALASDPWSLEALLVSARCARRQGRTQAASTQLARVIYVQPECWRAHYQLAELHRAEGAAAPAAREYRIARNLLTAELPPGAPRPLLPSALSRRDLRLICERHLARLAAQGAD; translated from the coding sequence GTGAACGATCTCGCCCCGCTGCGCACGCTCATCAGGGAGCGGATCGGGCTGCACTTCGACGCCGCCTCCGAGACGACGCTGCGCGAGGCGCTGGCGCGTCGCATCGCCCACACCGCGAGCGACGGCCCCGCGGCCTATCTGGCCCGGCTGCGCGCCGACGAGGCCGAACTCATGGCGCTCGGCAGCCTGCTGACGATCAACGAGACCTACTTCTATCGCGAGGCCCAGCACCTCGAGCTGCTCACCGATCACCTCATCCCGACGCTGCGCGCGCGCGACCACGCGCCCCCGGAGACGCCGATCCGCATCCTCTCGGCCGGCTGTTCGAGCGGCGAGGAACCCTACTCGATCGCCATCGCCCTCGAGCAACGTCTCGGCGCCGAGGCCGCCGCCGCGGTGCGCATCAGCGCCGGCGACCTCGACCCCGAGGTGCTCGAGCGCGCTCGCGCCGGGCGCTACGGCGCCTTTACCTTCCGCGCCCTCGACCCGGCACTGCGCGCGCGTCACTTCACCCGGCTCGACAACGGCCAGCACCAGCTCGCCGCCGCCATCCGCGCGCGCGTCGACTTCCTCGCGCTCAACCTGCTCGCCCGCGACTACCCGCCGGGGCTGCAGGGACAGGACGTGATCTTCTACCGCAACGTCTCGATCTATTTCGATCCGCCGACCCGCGCCCAGGTGCTCGCGCAGCTGGCGCGGCTGCTCAACCCCGGCGGCTTCCTCATCGTCGGCGTCGCCGAGACCCTCGCCAACGACATCGGACTGCTACGCCAGCACGTCCATCGCGGCATCTTCTATTTCAGCAACGCCCCGCTCGCGCAGCCCGCCCTCACCCCGCCCCGCCCGGTGCGCCGCACGCCGCCACCGCTCGACCCGGCGCGCTGCTATACCGAGGCGCTGGAGCTGGCACGCGCCGAGCGCTACACCGAGGCGCTGACCCGGCTGGCCATGATCCCGCTCGAACGCCGCTCGGTGGCGGCACTGGAGCTGCGCGCGCTGCTCGAGTTCGAGACCGGGGCGATCGCCGCGGCGCAGGCGAGCTGCGAACAGGCCCTGGCCAGCGATCCCTGGTCGCTCGAGGCGCTGCTCGTCAGCGCGCGCTGCGCCCGGCGCCAGGGCCGCACGCAGGCGGCGAGCACGCAACTGGCCCGCGTCATCTATGTCCAACCCGAGTGCTGGCGGGCGCACTATCAGCTCGCCGAGCTGCATCGCGCCGAGGGCGCTGCCGCGCCCGCCGCGCGCGAGTACCGTATCGCCCGCAACCTGCTCACCGCCGAGCTGCCGCCCGGCGCGCCGCGCCCACTGCTGCCGAGCGCGCTGTCGCGGCGCGACCTGCGGCTGATCTGCGAGCGCCACCTGGCGCGGCTCGCCGCCCAGGGCGCGGACTGA